From the Equus przewalskii isolate Varuska chromosome 19, EquPr2, whole genome shotgun sequence genome, one window contains:
- the LOC103565495 gene encoding beta-defensin 110: MKIHLFFFILLFWVTILPAKKRYPQYGSLDLRRECRRGNGRCKIQCPENEIRIAYCMRPATHCCLQK; encoded by the exons ATGAagattcatctctttttctttattctgctcTTTTGGGTCACTATTTTACCAG CCAAAAAGAGATATCCCCAGTATGGTAGCTTGGATTTGAGGAGAGAGTGCAGAAGGGGTAATGGTCGATGTAAAATTCAGTGccctgaaaatgaaattaggatTGCTTACTGCATGAGACCTGCAACTCATTGCTGCTTGCAGAAGTAA